Below is a genomic region from Sorghum bicolor cultivar BTx623 chromosome 9, Sorghum_bicolor_NCBIv3, whole genome shotgun sequence.
AAGCTGCCGGCGCTAGTTCCTAAGCCTTGCTTCACCGCGTACCCCTGCGGCTTCTACCTGCACAGGTCCTCCGGCGAGTACCGCCTCCTGTGCCACGGAGACGAATCAGCGCCATGGGCGTGGTGTCGGCCCGGTCCACCGGGCGACCGCTACTACGTCCTCGCGGCCGGCGGCAGCCAGGCTCGGCGGCTGTGTCGCGCTCCCGAGGGCAGCCCCATCATCTCCGGGTACGAGACTCCCGTGGCTCATGCCGACATCCTCTACTGGTTCAGCAAGCACCCTGAGTCGAAGCGCACCGGCAAGATGCTGGCGTTCGACACGGCGTCGGAGACGTTCCGGCTCATGGCACGCCCGCCTGGTGTTACGACGGCAGCACTGCTGGAGCTAGACGGATCGCTCTGCGCCGCGGACGTCGTGCAGCAGGCTCCGGGTGTGGCGGCGCGCCTCGACGTCTGGGCTCTGCAGGACCACGACCACGACACGGCGGAGAGCTGGACGTTGCGCCACCGGATGGAGGTGACCCCGCCGCCGAGGTCCTTGTCTTACAATGGCACGTTTCCTGCGAGCCGGGCAATCTCTGCTGGGgacggcagcagcagcatcctCATCGGAGACCACACGTTTCCTGTGGTCATCTTATGCGATCTCAAACACAAGACGGTGCGCGGGGAATTCGATTGCGGATCGATGCCGTCCTTCCTGGTATTCCATGACAGCCTGGTGTCGCATGCCTTCTTTCACTTGCCGTGCTCCTCATCCTCTGACCTCATGTCCATCAAGTTTCCAGATTCTCAATCTCAACCAAAACAAGAGGACATCATAGGTGCAGTTCATGCAGTTCATTATTTATTTGCACTACTAGTACCGAGGGATGAAAACAGATCGGATCCAGAAGGATATtattga
It encodes:
- the LOC8066539 gene encoding uncharacterized protein LOC8066539, which produces MEETPACGGGLCDDAVMEILVRLPSESVLRCRAVCKRWRRITTDGSFLAAHSARRPRELMVVTPSRRVNTIALSSFLDPAAAVARRLGGFLCDAVQRDKNGTEMRLPSSLLYSLDGLIVFQGIWGVSDICFVVCNPVTRQWTKLPALVPKPCFTAYPCGFYLHRSSGEYRLLCHGDESAPWAWCRPGPPGDRYYVLAAGGSQARRLCRAPEGSPIISGYETPVAHADILYWFSKHPESKRTGKMLAFDTASETFRLMARPPGVTTAALLELDGSLCAADVVQQAPGVAARLDVWALQDHDHDTAESWTLRHRMEVTPPPRSLSYNGTFPASRAISAGDGSSSILIGDHTFPVVILCDLKHKTVRGEFDCGSMPSFLVFHDSLVSHAFFHLPCSSSSDLMSIKFPDSQSQPKQEDIIGAVHAVHYLFALLVPRDENRSDPEGYY